From Chryseobacterium gallinarum, one genomic window encodes:
- a CDS encoding carboxypeptidase regulatory-like domain-containing protein, with translation MIKNIRNAYEGKMFFFLVFICNCLFSQQIVTGRTIDDNGESLSAVTIINMATDKKVYSNSQGEFSIEASANDELRFVKEDFRRVSRRVLTDGINSPLLITLFQIPKEIGEVKIVKKLTGDLNEDSRIVAKTDKGELVRNAVGLPQPVGKMREKPAEVKQVLLPILLGNLNVQGVYDLISGKARRQKRLYRYDDLQEHIAWIRNRVEDEYFTKAGIPADRISEFIEFSFGAKPQVRTYVKGRNVSGVLLRLEETIPLYLDRMAKGSNVKKS, from the coding sequence GTGATTAAAAATATCAGAAATGCATATGAAGGGAAAATGTTTTTTTTCCTGGTTTTTATTTGCAATTGTTTATTTTCCCAGCAAATAGTTACGGGGAGAACTATTGATGATAATGGAGAAAGTTTAAGTGCCGTAACAATTATCAATATGGCTACAGATAAAAAGGTATATTCCAACTCACAGGGTGAGTTTTCTATTGAAGCTTCCGCCAATGATGAATTGAGATTTGTAAAAGAAGATTTCAGAAGGGTCTCCCGCAGAGTCCTTACAGATGGAATTAATTCTCCATTATTGATTACTCTTTTCCAGATTCCCAAAGAAATCGGGGAAGTGAAAATTGTAAAAAAGCTAACCGGGGATTTGAATGAAGATTCCAGAATAGTTGCAAAAACAGATAAGGGAGAATTGGTAAGAAATGCAGTTGGGCTGCCACAACCTGTGGGAAAGATGAGAGAAAAGCCGGCAGAAGTAAAACAGGTCTTATTACCTATCCTTTTGGGAAACCTGAATGTACAGGGAGTATACGACCTTATCAGTGGAAAAGCCCGGCGGCAGAAGAGATTATACAGATATGATGATTTGCAGGAACATATCGCCTGGATCCGAAACAGGGTAGAAGACGAATATTTTACAAAAGCAGGAATTCCGGCCGACCGGATTTCGGAATTTATTGAATTTTCATTTGGAGCTAAGCCTCAGGTAAGAACTTATGTAAAGGGCAGGAATGTATCGGGCGTTTTGCTCAGGCTGGAAGAAACTATCCCGCTTTACCTTGATAGAATGGCCAAGGGAAGTAATGTTAAAAAATCTTAA
- a CDS encoding carboxypeptidase-like regulatory domain-containing protein — MKLKLFFFLFLIFCISAQAQSYIFGKVTSEDGAEMQDVTVINIRTDEMTMSNRDGHFMISGRAGDELRFVKAGYDRLMKKVTPENVQSPMNITLVRGTIQIPEVAVKQGITGNLKIDSRNFGPSRKVEKLTKEIDRYIAQKTDPRVLAARPGEFVQPKGQGFSIGKVKDKWDDVDLMKYLRASLGDEYFTDLKIEKPQIDHFIYYVFAGGFERKKILKYGFCSDADLNRFQRFVLTRISSYRAPQTQR; from the coding sequence GTGAAACTTAAACTATTCTTTTTTTTATTCCTTATTTTTTGTATATCAGCCCAAGCCCAAAGTTATATTTTTGGTAAGGTAACTTCCGAAGACGGAGCCGAAATGCAGGATGTTACCGTGATCAATATCAGAACCGACGAAATGACAATGTCCAACAGGGATGGCCATTTTATGATTTCCGGCAGGGCAGGAGATGAACTCCGTTTTGTAAAAGCAGGTTATGACCGTTTGATGAAAAAAGTTACCCCGGAAAACGTACAATCTCCAATGAATATAACCCTTGTAAGAGGAACTATTCAGATTCCTGAAGTTGCAGTAAAACAAGGAATTACTGGTAATTTAAAAATAGATTCCAGAAATTTCGGGCCCTCCAGAAAAGTGGAAAAGCTTACTAAAGAAATCGACCGGTATATTGCACAAAAAACAGATCCCCGGGTACTGGCAGCAAGACCAGGAGAATTTGTACAGCCGAAAGGACAAGGATTTTCTATTGGAAAAGTGAAAGATAAATGGGATGATGTAGACCTGATGAAATATTTGCGGGCAAGCCTGGGTGATGAATATTTTACCGATCTTAAAATAGAAAAGCCACAGATTGATCACTTTATTTATTACGTTTTTGCCGGCGGATTTGAAAGAAAAAAAATATTGAAATATGGATTTTGCAGCGATGCGGATCTGAATAGATTTCAGCGTTTTGTACTGACAAGGATCTCTTCTTACAGAGCTCCTCAGACTCAAAGATAA
- a CDS encoding DUF2851 family protein has product MTEKLLQYLWNYKVFKHFDFKDIEGNSVEIIHFGKWNKNAGPDFLDAKIKFNGLILAGNIELHVRSSDWIFHNHSRDPNYQNIILHVVFEHDLEINELTGRNVPALELKNYIDESILWKYEKLLPQNQFIACENIFDNTKIPVNFHEENILKKLDEKSLELEEQLIVHKNNFEAVLFHSFAYSFGLKVNAFIFRQIAESVDYSIINKIRLNPLQLEALFFGIAGWLNIPQDGQMKIWKREFEFIKAKFNIADLQFYPKFLRLRPPNFPTIRLSQLADLYSRHQNLFSKIIHAHHTDEWYSIFKSVKASEYWDYHFNFGTLSKAQPKILSRDFIDLLILNTVLPLKYAYHRYHREEITDEIMEFYEQISAEKNSVVTGWKNLGIHVNNALESQSLIYHHKNACEEKNCLTCSIGFKLLNEN; this is encoded by the coding sequence ATGACGGAAAAATTGCTTCAATATCTTTGGAACTATAAGGTTTTCAAACATTTTGACTTCAAGGATATTGAAGGCAATTCCGTTGAGATCATCCATTTCGGAAAATGGAATAAAAATGCAGGACCGGATTTTCTGGATGCCAAAATCAAATTCAATGGCCTTATCCTTGCCGGAAATATAGAGCTGCACGTGCGGTCTTCCGACTGGATTTTCCATAACCATTCCCGGGATCCAAATTACCAGAATATTATTCTGCATGTTGTTTTCGAACATGATTTGGAAATCAACGAACTTACCGGCAGGAATGTTCCTGCTCTTGAACTGAAAAATTATATTGATGAAAGCATACTGTGGAAGTATGAAAAGCTTTTACCGCAAAATCAGTTCATTGCCTGCGAAAATATTTTTGATAATACAAAAATCCCTGTCAATTTCCATGAAGAGAATATTCTGAAAAAGCTGGATGAAAAATCGTTGGAGCTTGAAGAGCAGCTCATTGTGCATAAAAATAATTTTGAAGCCGTTTTATTTCACAGTTTTGCCTACTCTTTCGGCTTAAAAGTAAATGCCTTTATTTTCAGACAGATCGCAGAAAGTGTCGATTACAGTATCATCAATAAAATCCGGCTGAACCCTTTACAACTGGAAGCGTTATTTTTCGGTATTGCCGGATGGCTGAATATTCCTCAGGACGGGCAAATGAAAATATGGAAGAGGGAATTTGAATTTATTAAGGCAAAATTCAATATTGCAGACCTTCAGTTTTATCCTAAATTTTTAAGGTTAAGACCGCCTAATTTTCCAACAATTCGTCTATCTCAACTGGCTGACCTTTATAGCCGGCACCAAAATTTATTTTCAAAAATAATCCATGCACATCATACCGATGAATGGTATAGCATTTTTAAGTCTGTAAAAGCTTCGGAGTATTGGGATTATCATTTTAATTTCGGGACCCTGTCAAAAGCTCAGCCTAAAATATTAAGCCGGGATTTTATTGATCTTCTGATTTTAAACACAGTTCTTCCTTTAAAATATGCTTACCACAGATATCATCGTGAAGAAATTACTGACGAGATCATGGAATTTTATGAGCAAATTTCTGCAGAAAAAAATTCAGTCGTCACAGGCTGGAAAAATCTGGGAATACATGTAAATAACGCTTTAGAAAGTCAGAGCCTGATTTATCATCATAAAAATGCCTGTGAAGAAAAAAATTGCTTAACTTGCAGTATTGGATTTAAACTTTTAAACGAAAATTGA
- a CDS encoding SIMPL domain-containing protein has product MNKNIIAVAIAALGFIIGLGFLGNAIKNRNKSENTISVTGLGTKQFTSDLITWSGSFSKNNIDLKSAYDELALDRKVINDYLLSKKIKQNEIVFSSVDIQKQFRSYNDANGNYVQGEFSGYNLTQKVSIESKDVALIENLSRNITEIINRGIEFTSSSPSYFYTKLATVKQEMIASATKDAKERAEKIAQNSGSSLGNLKKATMGVIQITAPNSNEDYSYGGTFNTSSKEKEASITIKLEYEVN; this is encoded by the coding sequence ATGAATAAAAATATTATTGCAGTAGCAATAGCGGCTTTAGGCTTTATCATAGGTCTCGGTTTTTTGGGCAATGCTATCAAAAACAGGAATAAATCAGAAAATACAATTTCCGTTACAGGTTTAGGAACAAAACAGTTTACCTCGGATCTGATTACCTGGTCCGGAAGCTTTTCTAAAAATAATATTGACCTGAAATCAGCCTATGATGAGCTCGCATTAGATCGGAAAGTTATTAATGACTATCTGCTCTCCAAAAAGATAAAGCAAAATGAAATTGTATTTTCATCCGTAGATATTCAAAAGCAGTTCAGAAGCTATAATGATGCTAACGGCAATTACGTGCAGGGTGAATTTTCAGGATACAACCTTACCCAGAAAGTTTCTATTGAAAGTAAAGATGTTGCTTTAATCGAAAACCTTTCCCGGAATATTACCGAAATTATCAATCGGGGAATAGAATTTACTTCATCATCCCCTTCTTACTTTTATACTAAGCTGGCTACTGTAAAGCAGGAGATGATTGCCAGTGCTACGAAAGATGCAAAAGAGCGCGCAGAGAAAATTGCGCAAAACTCGGGAAGCAGCCTTGGAAACCTCAAAAAGGCAACAATGGGCGTGATCCAGATTACAGCACCCAATTCAAATGAAGACTATTCTTACGGAGGAACCTTCAATACTTCATCGAAAGAAAAAGAAGCCAGTATTACGATAAAACTGGAATATGAAGTAAACTAA
- a CDS encoding PspC family transcriptional regulator gives MFDNIRHKMEREWFGVLTRMGAKLGIPVSKLRVFFIYSTFATAGFFFLIYLGLAFTLWIKDIFITRRPSVFDL, from the coding sequence ATGTTTGATAACATCCGTCATAAAATGGAGAGAGAATGGTTTGGTGTACTGACAAGAATGGGGGCTAAACTAGGGATTCCCGTTTCTAAACTGAGAGTCTTCTTCATCTATTCCACTTTTGCCACAGCAGGCTTTTTCTTTTTAATTTACTTGGGTCTGGCATTCACACTTTGGATTAAAGATATTTTTATTACCAGAAGGCCAAGCGTTTTTGATTTATAA
- the bshA gene encoding N-acetyl-alpha-D-glucosaminyl L-malate synthase BshA, which translates to MKIGILCYPTYGGSGIVATELGMSLANKGYEVHFISSALPARLDITNPNIFFHRVNVQTYPLFQYQPYDIALSSMIYRVVNLYKLDLLHAHYAIPYAYAAFTAKQMLQEDHNDIPLVTTLHGTDITLVGQHPSYKHAVEFSINKSDAITSVSESLKKDTLQFFNIKKEIQVITNFIDNSEFDDCSECQRTQFANPDEKILIHVSNLRPVKRVDEVLQIFKNVEKKVKSKLIIIGEGPDMEKVNQFLEENPDLISKIRLLGKVNDLYKILQLSDVFLLPSEQESFGLAALEAMAAYTPVISSNAGGIPEVNIQGETGFLAEIGNVEAMSNYTIKLLSNEELLTKMKQNAKDQAVKFDLKNILPIYEKMYRTTIENFKKELTKV; encoded by the coding sequence ATGAAAATAGGCATACTTTGCTATCCTACCTACGGAGGAAGCGGAATTGTAGCAACAGAGCTGGGAATGTCCCTTGCCAATAAAGGATATGAAGTACACTTTATAAGCTCTGCACTTCCTGCAAGATTAGACATTACGAATCCTAATATTTTCTTTCACCGGGTGAATGTTCAGACTTATCCGCTTTTCCAGTATCAACCTTATGATATTGCGTTGAGCTCAATGATATACCGGGTTGTCAACCTTTATAAACTGGATCTGCTTCATGCCCATTATGCTATCCCTTATGCATATGCAGCATTTACAGCTAAGCAGATGCTTCAGGAGGATCATAATGACATACCGCTTGTAACCACCCTTCATGGAACAGATATTACCCTTGTGGGGCAACATCCGAGTTATAAGCATGCAGTAGAGTTTTCCATCAACAAATCGGATGCTATCACCTCAGTTTCTGAAAGTCTGAAAAAAGATACTCTTCAGTTTTTCAATATCAAAAAGGAAATCCAGGTGATTACCAATTTTATTGACAATTCTGAATTTGATGACTGCTCTGAATGCCAGAGAACCCAGTTTGCGAATCCTGATGAGAAAATATTGATCCATGTGTCTAATCTCCGTCCTGTAAAACGAGTGGACGAAGTTCTGCAGATTTTTAAAAACGTAGAGAAGAAAGTAAAATCAAAACTGATTATCATCGGAGAGGGTCCTGATATGGAAAAGGTGAATCAGTTCCTGGAAGAAAATCCGGATCTTATTTCCAAAATCCGTCTTTTAGGAAAAGTAAATGATCTTTATAAGATTCTTCAGCTTTCGGATGTATTTCTGCTTCCTTCAGAGCAGGAAAGTTTCGGTTTGGCAGCCCTTGAAGCTATGGCGGCTTATACTCCGGTCATCAGCTCCAATGCAGGCGGGATTCCGGAAGTAAATATACAGGGGGAAACAGGATTTTTAGCAGAAATCGGAAATGTGGAAGCTATGAGTAACTACACCATTAAATTGTTGAGCAATGAAGAGCTTTTAACCAAAATGAAGCAAAACGCGAAAGATCAGGCGGTAAAATTCGATTTGAAAAACATTCTTCCTATCTATGAAAAAATGTATAGGACAACGATAGAAAATTTTAAGAAAGAGCTGACGAAAGTATAA
- a CDS encoding glycoside hydrolase family 3 protein produces MRKLIYTSLFIAALVSPKVKAQYQPKNATKEDLKKAQQWVDKTYKNLSQDEKLGQLFIVALYTNKGEDYINQVRNIVTQDKIGGLILMQDDAAREINLVNEFQQKSKVPLMIGMDAEWGLYQRIATAHKFPWAMTLGAIQDKNLVYQMSAKIAEDCHRMGINWDFAPVVDVNTNPNNPIIGNRSFGSEVSNVISSALSYSNGLQDNNILAAIKHFPGHGDTSTDSHLDLPVVSHSLDRLEAVELAPFKELMDKGIGGVMVAHLYVPSLESGKGIPASVSKNIITGVLKDKLGYKGLIITDALNMGAVANKYKPGELDAMAFKAGNDIMLFSQGVSEGKKLIQKAIDKGEIPQSRVEESVKKILLTKYFLGLTQYTPKNPENINADLNNDSHKALVQNLYSNALTLLKDDKKLLPITGKQVYYIPLEEAPYQTFANRLGTNVIIKKAAEINTIPAGSTVIVGFHKDNSTAYKPYKISTESKKVLADLTKNQNVILTVFGSAYALKDIDISNVSTVLVAYENNDDSMNATADALNGKTKIWGKLPVLVNDQLKAGMGIDFTPAL; encoded by the coding sequence ATGAGGAAACTAATATATACTTCACTCTTTATTGCAGCATTGGTAAGTCCTAAGGTTAAGGCTCAGTACCAACCTAAAAATGCAACTAAAGAAGATTTGAAAAAAGCTCAGCAATGGGTGGATAAAACGTACAAAAATCTTTCTCAGGATGAAAAACTGGGCCAGCTCTTTATCGTGGCGTTGTATACCAACAAGGGTGAAGACTATATCAATCAGGTCAGAAATATTGTGACACAGGATAAAATCGGTGGTTTAATCCTGATGCAGGATGATGCGGCAAGGGAGATCAATCTGGTTAATGAATTCCAGCAAAAGTCCAAAGTCCCTTTAATGATCGGAATGGATGCGGAATGGGGATTATATCAGAGGATTGCAACCGCCCATAAATTTCCATGGGCCATGACATTGGGAGCTATCCAGGATAAAAACCTGGTTTATCAGATGTCTGCAAAAATTGCAGAAGACTGCCACAGAATGGGAATCAATTGGGATTTCGCTCCGGTAGTTGATGTGAATACCAATCCGAATAATCCTATTATCGGGAACAGAAGTTTTGGATCTGAGGTATCCAACGTCATCAGCTCTGCCCTCTCCTATTCTAATGGCCTTCAGGACAACAATATACTGGCGGCTATTAAACATTTTCCCGGTCATGGTGATACCAGTACGGATTCTCACCTTGATCTTCCGGTAGTTTCTCATTCTCTGGACAGGCTTGAAGCAGTAGAACTTGCTCCTTTTAAGGAATTAATGGATAAGGGAATCGGAGGTGTAATGGTGGCGCATTTATATGTACCAAGTTTAGAATCAGGAAAAGGAATTCCGGCTTCTGTTTCTAAAAACATCATTACAGGAGTATTGAAAGATAAATTGGGATATAAGGGTTTAATTATTACGGATGCATTGAATATGGGAGCCGTAGCCAATAAGTATAAACCGGGTGAGCTGGATGCAATGGCATTTAAAGCAGGAAATGATATTATGCTGTTCTCCCAAGGGGTTTCCGAAGGAAAAAAATTAATTCAAAAAGCAATTGACAAGGGAGAAATTCCTCAATCCAGAGTGGAGGAAAGTGTCAAGAAAATACTTTTAACCAAATATTTTCTGGGGCTTACCCAGTACACCCCGAAAAATCCGGAAAATATCAATGCTGACCTTAATAATGATTCTCATAAGGCATTAGTTCAAAATTTATATTCCAACGCCTTAACTTTATTAAAGGATGATAAAAAACTGCTTCCCATCACCGGAAAACAGGTATACTATATTCCTTTGGAGGAAGCTCCGTACCAGACTTTTGCCAATAGATTGGGTACCAACGTCATCATTAAAAAAGCCGCTGAGATCAATACAATTCCCGCAGGATCTACCGTGATTGTTGGTTTCCATAAGGATAATTCAACGGCTTACAAGCCTTATAAGATATCAACGGAGTCAAAAAAAGTCCTTGCTGATCTTACTAAAAATCAAAATGTGATTCTTACTGTGTTTGGAAGCGCTTATGCTTTAAAGGATATTGATATTTCAAATGTTTCAACAGTGCTTGTAGCCTATGAAAACAATGATGATTCAATGAACGCCACAGCTGATGCATTAAACGGAAAAACAAAAATATGGGGTAAGCTTCCTGTACTGGTAAACGACCAGTTAAAAGCAGGTATGGGAATAGATTTTACCCCTGCCTTATAA
- a CDS encoding UvrD-helicase domain-containing protein produces MQNSYTVINASAGSGKTYALVQRLLMICLRYPNQQQSIRNILALTFTNKAANEMKERILSWLGNFSANNFAENADLKNIQKAFEDQGLRITIDELHIRSKKLLDYILHNYSTLNIGTIDRFNSRLVRSFSYELGLAKNFNLEIEAEPFLIEAVDKMLDQIGENETISNSFMDYVDYSLENNERINLNKNLYDSAKEFVKDIHYEHLKNNNSFNDTHYENIKNTLRKEIILHKKQSAELAVKSVDLFKSRNIEIEDFAQGKNGIGGFFIKVIDFYQQKRPAFPFPTTQEESVVNNYKKGASSKSKHKESEILEILDQLLENRMQLILWHIETQKKEKVLSALLPLKVNKDIQDELKKIEIENDLVLLSKFNILINENLKNEPSAFIYEKVGAQFLHYFFDEFQDTSELQWQNFVPLRDHSVSTEYTSFTLVGDPKQSIYRFRGGESKLMLDIINKKEFSPKEADLLVLKDNWRSARNIVQFNNELYRFHSEGLEEEHRNIFGTDAEQNPKSGIEGRVKINLIENLTNEEFYDDTSERMRKDIQECLDNGFKFSDITILCRGNFDIFSYSQKLGNLKVTYRGEETNIRTISDKGLTLELSNTLKAVIEFLRWEINPKNKPCLIMMMYYLNALGKIHMADFTLEMKEILDIQGHEETLQFIEQKYSLQLKQDNFPRFNLYNFVEYYINEFSVENKETDFLLNFLEMLFNFTQNAGASTKEFLKYWDEEASSYTIQASENIDAIQIMTIHKSKGLEFPIVFIPMMNKNRDNEFTNWFDTHENEALKSVNINQFSKNLEAYDEEIQAFNKKNAYKNLIDRLCLQYVATTRPVEQLFFYLQKPNKTSNNLELLDFLKTRNTNDADEFDLYEVRPEILKKHSKDKNSPFQTQNIHNLKNINEKSTSIKIATPSKNYQVRNEKVRIGLFVHELLSKINTEKDIARVLEGYVLEGQITLEEKDEIQGTLQEIVRTYAEFFDEKWEVINERDIMISMNGESHISRPDRILKSEDGYIIVDFKTGEQKTRDEAQIEGYKNILESLGRKVLKTQIIYL; encoded by the coding sequence ATGCAAAATTCTTATACAGTCATCAACGCATCCGCAGGATCAGGAAAAACTTATGCCCTGGTTCAGAGACTTCTGATGATCTGTCTCCGGTATCCTAATCAGCAACAGTCGATCAGGAATATTCTCGCCCTGACTTTTACCAATAAAGCAGCCAATGAGATGAAGGAAAGAATTTTGTCCTGGCTGGGGAATTTCTCTGCTAATAATTTTGCAGAAAATGCAGATCTTAAAAATATTCAGAAAGCGTTTGAAGATCAGGGTTTGAGAATCACCATTGACGAGCTTCACATTCGTTCTAAAAAGCTGCTGGATTATATTCTCCATAATTATTCCACCTTGAACATCGGAACCATTGACCGTTTTAATTCAAGATTGGTAAGAAGCTTTTCCTATGAATTGGGCCTAGCCAAAAATTTTAATCTTGAAATAGAAGCTGAACCGTTTCTGATAGAGGCTGTGGATAAAATGCTGGACCAGATTGGTGAGAACGAAACCATTTCCAATTCTTTCATGGACTATGTAGATTATAGCCTTGAAAACAATGAAAGGATTAACCTCAACAAAAACCTTTATGATTCTGCAAAGGAATTTGTAAAAGATATTCATTATGAACATCTGAAAAACAACAATAGTTTTAATGATACCCATTATGAAAATATAAAAAATACTCTCCGTAAAGAGATTATTCTCCATAAGAAACAGTCTGCAGAACTTGCTGTAAAATCTGTAGATCTATTCAAATCCAGAAATATTGAGATTGAAGATTTTGCCCAGGGAAAAAACGGGATCGGAGGCTTCTTCATCAAAGTTATTGATTTTTACCAGCAAAAGAGGCCCGCTTTCCCCTTCCCTACTACCCAGGAAGAATCCGTAGTTAATAATTACAAAAAAGGCGCGTCTTCAAAATCAAAACATAAAGAGTCTGAAATTCTGGAAATTCTGGACCAGCTTCTGGAGAACAGGATGCAGCTGATTCTCTGGCATATTGAAACGCAAAAAAAAGAAAAAGTTTTATCTGCCCTACTTCCACTGAAGGTAAACAAAGACATTCAGGACGAACTCAAAAAAATTGAGATAGAGAATGACCTGGTTCTTCTTTCAAAGTTTAATATCCTGATTAATGAAAACCTTAAAAATGAGCCTTCTGCATTTATCTACGAAAAAGTAGGAGCGCAATTCCTGCATTACTTCTTCGATGAGTTCCAGGATACTTCGGAATTGCAGTGGCAGAATTTTGTTCCCTTAAGGGATCACAGTGTCTCTACAGAATATACTTCCTTTACTTTAGTGGGTGATCCTAAGCAAAGTATTTACAGATTCCGGGGAGGCGAAAGCAAGCTGATGCTGGATATTATCAATAAAAAAGAATTTTCTCCCAAAGAAGCTGATCTGCTTGTGTTGAAAGACAACTGGAGAAGTGCCAGGAATATTGTTCAATTCAATAACGAACTTTACCGTTTTCATTCTGAAGGACTGGAAGAAGAGCACCGGAATATTTTTGGAACTGATGCTGAACAAAATCCGAAATCAGGGATTGAAGGGAGAGTAAAAATAAACCTCATCGAAAATCTCACCAACGAAGAATTCTATGATGATACATCGGAAAGAATGAGAAAAGATATTCAGGAATGCCTGGATAATGGCTTTAAGTTCTCTGACATTACGATTCTTTGCCGCGGAAATTTTGATATTTTCAGTTATTCCCAAAAGCTGGGAAACTTAAAAGTGACCTACCGCGGAGAGGAAACCAATATCAGAACCATTTCTGATAAAGGACTTACCCTGGAACTTTCCAATACCTTAAAAGCAGTTATTGAATTTCTGAGATGGGAAATTAACCCTAAGAACAAGCCGTGTCTGATCATGATGATGTATTATCTGAATGCACTGGGTAAAATTCATATGGCGGATTTTACACTGGAAATGAAGGAAATCTTAGATATTCAGGGGCATGAGGAAACTCTTCAGTTTATTGAACAAAAATATTCGCTTCAGCTTAAGCAGGATAATTTCCCGAGATTCAATCTTTATAATTTTGTAGAATATTATATCAATGAATTTTCTGTAGAGAATAAGGAAACCGATTTTCTTTTAAACTTCCTGGAAATGCTTTTTAATTTTACCCAAAATGCAGGCGCAAGCACAAAAGAATTCCTGAAATACTGGGATGAGGAAGCGTCGTCCTATACGATCCAGGCATCGGAAAATATTGATGCTATCCAGATTATGACTATTCATAAGTCTAAAGGACTGGAGTTCCCAATCGTTTTTATTCCCATGATGAACAAAAACCGGGACAATGAGTTTACCAACTGGTTTGATACTCATGAAAATGAGGCATTAAAATCTGTGAATATTAACCAGTTCAGTAAAAATCTTGAGGCTTATGATGAAGAAATACAGGCATTCAACAAGAAAAACGCCTATAAAAACCTGATCGACAGGCTATGTCTTCAGTATGTTGCCACCACAAGGCCTGTGGAACAGTTATTTTTCTACCTCCAAAAACCTAACAAAACTTCTAATAATCTTGAACTGCTTGATTTTTTAAAAACCAGGAATACAAATGATGCAGATGAGTTTGACTTGTATGAAGTACGTCCGGAAATACTGAAAAAACATTCAAAAGATAAAAATTCACCTTTTCAAACACAAAATATCCACAATCTCAAAAATATCAACGAAAAGAGTACTTCAATAAAGATTGCCACGCCATCTAAAAATTACCAGGTCCGGAACGAAAAAGTAAGAATCGGGCTTTTCGTCCATGAGCTTTTATCCAAAATCAATACAGAAAAAGATATTGCCAGGGTTTTGGAAGGCTATGTTCTGGAAGGTCAGATCACCCTGGAAGAAAAAGATGAGATTCAGGGAACTTTACAGGAAATTGTACGGACCTACGCTGAGTTTTTCGATGAAAAATGGGAAGTGATCAATGAGCGGGATATTATGATCTCAATGAATGGAGAGAGTCATATTTCCAGACCCGACCGTATTTTAAAAAGTGAAGACGGATATATCATTGTTGATTTTAAAACAGGGGAGCAGAAAACCAGGGACGAAGCCCAGATCGAAGGATATAAAAACATCCTGGAAAGTTTGGGAAGAAAGGTCCTTAAAACCCAGATTATTTACCTTTAA
- a CDS encoding GNAT family N-acetyltransferase encodes MEFSPITSAADHRVQEIYASYINTFPIDEQRSKELFLTLFSNARAKVMSVLHESQPVGYLILWELSSFVFVEHFEVFEAFRSKKLGSHIMGHLLESYPNIILEIEPANLNENAERRYSFYQRNSFSLIDSTYVQPSYGEGKKSLPLWLLANYSPENVEEIKNEIYNIVYP; translated from the coding sequence ATGGAATTTTCACCTATTACTTCTGCAGCGGACCATAGAGTCCAGGAAATCTATGCGTCTTATATCAACACATTCCCTATTGACGAGCAAAGAAGCAAAGAACTGTTTTTGACCTTATTTTCAAATGCCCGGGCAAAAGTAATGTCTGTCCTTCATGAGTCTCAACCGGTAGGTTATCTCATTTTATGGGAGCTCAGTTCTTTTGTTTTTGTAGAACATTTTGAAGTGTTTGAGGCTTTCAGGAGCAAAAAATTAGGTTCACATATTATGGGACATTTATTGGAAAGCTATCCAAACATTATCCTGGAAATTGAGCCTGCAAATCTTAACGAAAATGCTGAGAGACGCTATTCTTTCTATCAGAGAAACAGCTTTAGCCTGATTGACAGCACTTATGTACAGCCAAGCTATGGAGAGGGAAAGAAATCTTTACCTTTATGGCTCCTTGCCAATTATTCTCCTGAAAATGTAGAAGAGATTAAAAATGAGATTTATAATATTGTTTATCCTTAA